In Puniceicoccaceae bacterium, one DNA window encodes the following:
- a CDS encoding SLC13 family permease — protein REDSDDSSKSKHREWTLTELALLPGSPFVGRSARELSLRTRFGVNLLAVSRQGKRETQRLRTLTLRAGDLLLVQGAQESISELASTSGCAPLATRDLRIPDRKKALLATLILAAAILATAFSVLPAAIAFTAAVLLSMVFGTIQSRTAYDAIDWSVVILLAALIPVAGAMETTGTAEVLARGLLNGVAQGNAVIALSLILVVTMTLSDLMNNAATAAVMCPIALNLAAQLQVNPDSFLMAVAIGASCAFLTPIGHQNNTLILGPGGFSFKDYWRMGLPVELLVIALSLPLLLIVWPL, from the coding sequence CACGCGAAGACAGTGATGATAGTTCCAAATCCAAACACCGCGAGTGGACACTGACCGAACTCGCACTGCTGCCAGGATCACCCTTCGTGGGACGCTCCGCCAGAGAACTTTCACTCCGTACCCGCTTCGGAGTTAATCTGCTCGCAGTCTCCCGCCAGGGCAAACGAGAGACCCAACGCCTGCGCACACTCACTCTGCGAGCGGGTGATTTGCTGCTCGTTCAGGGTGCGCAGGAGTCCATTTCAGAACTGGCCTCCACTTCCGGGTGCGCACCTCTGGCGACACGTGACCTGCGCATCCCTGACCGGAAAAAAGCGCTGCTTGCGACATTGATCCTCGCTGCAGCCATCCTTGCCACTGCCTTTTCCGTATTGCCTGCCGCTATTGCCTTCACGGCGGCTGTCTTGCTGTCCATGGTCTTCGGTACCATCCAGTCGCGCACCGCCTACGACGCAATTGACTGGTCTGTGGTGATCTTGCTGGCGGCCCTGATACCGGTTGCCGGAGCCATGGAAACCACGGGAACCGCAGAGGTGCTTGCCCGGGGTCTGCTCAATGGCGTTGCCCAGGGCAACGCTGTGATCGCGCTGTCATTGATTCTGGTAGTGACGATGACGCTCTCCGACCTCATGAACAATGCCGCTACCGCAGCAGTGATGTGTCCGATTGCGCTGAATCTTGCCGCACAACTCCAGGTCAACCCGGACTCCTTTCTCATGGCGGTTGCCATCGGTGCGTCCTGTGCATTTCTAACCCCGATCGGTCACCAGAACAATACGCTCATTCTGGGTCCTGGCGGATTCAGTTTCAAGGACTACTGGCGCATGGGATTACCCGTGGAACTACTCGTGATCGCGCTCAGCCTGCCCCTGCTACTGATCGTCTGGCCGTTATAG
- a CDS encoding YdeI/OmpD-associated family protein, translated as MKATPETQTFRSTLHAAVTQPGEAPWGFVILPKEISQTLPRRGRTTVQGTLNGHAFQAMLEPDGQLSHWLKVNPDLMGQSSCTFGDAVTLSITPVAQEPDPDIPPDFRAALNATPEALEVWQATTTLARVDWIHWITSAKQPRTRSKRIADACDMLASGKRRVCCFDPSGYYSRAFSAPEASRFANEQ; from the coding sequence ATGAAAGCTACCCCTGAAACGCAAACCTTCCGCAGTACCCTGCACGCAGCAGTCACCCAACCCGGTGAAGCCCCGTGGGGTTTTGTCATCCTGCCAAAGGAAATCAGCCAAACGCTTCCACGCCGGGGTCGGACCACCGTGCAGGGCACGTTGAATGGACATGCCTTTCAGGCAATGCTCGAACCCGACGGACAGCTGAGCCATTGGCTGAAAGTGAATCCCGACTTGATGGGTCAATCGTCATGCACCTTTGGTGACGCAGTTACCCTCAGCATCACACCCGTCGCGCAGGAACCCGACCCAGACATTCCCCCAGACTTTCGTGCAGCACTCAACGCCACTCCCGAGGCCCTGGAAGTCTGGCAGGCAACCACTACGCTTGCCCGGGTGGACTGGATTCACTGGATCACCTCCGCCAAACAACCCCGGACTCGCTCCAAGCGCATCGCCGATGCCTGTGACATGCTAGCATCCGGCAAACGCCGCGTCTGCTGCTTCGACCCGTCAGGCTACTACAGCAGAGCTTTCAGTGCCCCTGAAGCTAGCCGATTCGCCAACGAACAGTGA